The Micrococcales bacterium genome includes a window with the following:
- a CDS encoding DUF2029 domain-containing protein gives MRRWNLVVDAVLVLACAAAAALLTQDANWDQLQYHYWYPWQLFHGGFSDPDLYGGRFQNPLPQVPFYLLATALPPMAAQTLLGALAGVVAVITRRVAARVLPLTGGWLLAASTTAAVLGMVGAGFRSEVGTSYSDVLLAGLLLGGLLLVLREQPLLAGVLAGAAAGLKYTGVPFSVAMLVAVLVVRWRGAGWWLLGALGGWLLTGAWWAWSLWRTYQSPVFPFWNSVFASPWYPSADLTDERYGVAGLRGWLLWPWDMATGDARVLDLPVRDPRWLLLVAAIVLILLAARRLTRAGIAVLVFTLTGTFVWLALFGVIRYAIPAEMLVGVLVVWALTLWVSPRVALAVGLLITVLAGTWTQSAQSRRVPFGDRWYEVEAGAFAAVAPGDVVLVDGQYPSTFLLPQALTAGVAVHVVQKDFTGTPLQGWLERDLDGASRVWVVTGRPPSQVDPAIGTIDYENCSRIRSNVVDRWLCPLTL, from the coding sequence GTGCGGCGCTGGAACCTGGTTGTCGATGCGGTGCTCGTGCTCGCCTGCGCCGCCGCCGCCGCTCTGCTGACGCAGGACGCCAACTGGGACCAGTTGCAGTACCACTACTGGTACCCCTGGCAGTTGTTCCACGGCGGTTTCTCCGACCCGGACCTCTACGGGGGCCGCTTCCAGAATCCGCTCCCACAAGTTCCCTTCTACCTGCTCGCCACCGCGCTGCCCCCGATGGCGGCACAGACCCTGCTGGGTGCTCTGGCGGGCGTGGTTGCGGTCATCACCCGGCGCGTCGCCGCCCGGGTGCTGCCTTTGACCGGCGGATGGCTGCTGGCCGCGAGCACCACCGCCGCGGTGCTCGGGATGGTCGGGGCGGGGTTCCGCAGCGAGGTCGGGACCAGCTACAGCGACGTTTTGCTGGCCGGCCTGCTGCTGGGCGGCCTGCTGCTGGTGCTGCGCGAGCAGCCGCTGTTGGCCGGGGTGCTGGCCGGCGCTGCGGCAGGGCTGAAGTACACCGGCGTGCCGTTCAGCGTGGCGATGCTGGTGGCGGTGCTCGTCGTGCGGTGGCGTGGCGCCGGGTGGTGGCTGCTGGGTGCCCTGGGTGGCTGGCTGCTCACCGGCGCCTGGTGGGCCTGGAGTCTGTGGCGGACCTACCAGTCCCCGGTGTTCCCGTTCTGGAACAGCGTGTTCGCCAGCCCCTGGTACCCGTCGGCCGATCTCACCGACGAGCGCTACGGGGTGGCCGGACTGCGCGGCTGGTTGCTGTGGCCCTGGGACATGGCCACCGGCGATGCGCGCGTACTCGACCTGCCGGTGCGCGATCCCCGGTGGCTGCTGCTGGTGGCCGCGATCGTGCTCATCCTGCTGGCCGCACGCCGGCTGACCCGGGCCGGGATCGCCGTGCTGGTATTCACCTTGACCGGCACGTTCGTGTGGCTGGCGCTGTTCGGGGTGATCCGGTACGCGATCCCAGCGGAGATGCTCGTCGGGGTGCTCGTGGTCTGGGCGCTGACGCTCTGGGTGAGCCCCCGGGTCGCGCTCGCGGTGGGCCTGCTGATCACCGTCCTCGCCGGCACCTGGACGCAGTCCGCACAGAGCCGTCGGGTGCCCTTCGGCGACCGCTGGTACGAGGTGGAGGCAGGCGCCTTCGCAGCGGTGGCTCCCGGCGACGTCGTCCTGGTCGACGGCCAGTACCCCAGCACCTTCCTGCTGCCCCAGGCCCTGACGGCCGGCGTCGCGGTGCACGTGGTGCAGAAGGACTTCACCGGTACGCCCCTACAGGGCTGGCTGGAGCGGGATCTGGACGGCGCGAGCCGGGTCTGGGTGGTCACGGGCAGGCCGCCGTCACAGGTCGACCCGGCGATCGGGACGATTGACTACGAGAACTGTTCCCGGATCAGGAGCAATGTGGTCGACCGATGGCTGTGTCCGCTGACCTTGTGA
- a CDS encoding threonylcarbamoyl-AMP synthase — protein MAVSADLVRTAWHDAAVDRAAVAAAAAALSRSGVVGLPTETVYGLAAHALDAAAVGRVFAIKGRPSDHPVIVHVDGPDALSTWGRDVPGYAHALAQALWPGPLTLVVPAADEVPRYLTGGQDTVGLRCPAHPVALAVITAAGAVAAPSANRFGQVSPTCAGDVVSDIGDLLDPALDVVLDGGECPVGVESTILDCTGYSPRVLRWGAVEVAQIEQIAGVALDRGSSRVRAPGGLASHYAPAAAVHLGGDATAGEGFLALAGVATPPGAVRLASPADTREFAAMLYRALRDADARGLAVVWTIPPADGSALAAAVRDRLSRAAVRPG, from the coding sequence ATGGCTGTGTCCGCTGACCTTGTGAGAACCGCCTGGCACGACGCTGCGGTGGATCGGGCGGCCGTCGCCGCGGCCGCGGCGGCGCTCAGCCGCTCCGGGGTGGTCGGCCTGCCCACGGAGACGGTCTACGGGCTGGCCGCGCACGCGCTGGATGCCGCCGCGGTCGGCCGGGTGTTCGCGATCAAGGGGCGGCCCTCCGATCACCCGGTGATCGTGCACGTCGACGGTCCGGACGCCCTGTCGACGTGGGGCCGCGACGTTCCCGGATACGCCCACGCGCTGGCGCAGGCCCTGTGGCCCGGCCCGCTGACCCTGGTGGTGCCCGCCGCCGACGAGGTGCCCCGTTATCTCACCGGCGGGCAGGACACCGTCGGCCTGCGCTGCCCGGCGCACCCGGTCGCGCTGGCCGTCATCACTGCTGCGGGCGCGGTCGCGGCGCCGAGCGCGAACCGTTTCGGCCAGGTGTCGCCCACCTGCGCCGGCGATGTGGTCAGCGACATCGGCGACCTTCTTGATCCCGCACTCGACGTGGTGCTCGATGGGGGCGAGTGCCCGGTGGGGGTGGAATCGACGATCCTCGACTGCACCGGCTACTCGCCACGGGTTCTGCGCTGGGGTGCTGTCGAGGTCGCCCAGATCGAGCAGATCGCCGGGGTGGCACTGGATCGCGGGTCCTCGCGGGTGCGCGCGCCCGGAGGGCTCGCATCCCATTACGCACCGGCCGCCGCCGTCCACCTGGGCGGCGACGCCACTGCTGGAGAGGGGTTCCTGGCGCTTGCGGGCGTGGCGACCCCGCCGGGTGCCGTGCGCCTGGCCTCGCCGGCGGACACCCGCGAGTTCGCCGCGATGCTGTACCGCGCCCTGCGCGACGCCGATGCCCGCGGGCTGGCCGTGGTGTGGACGATCCCCCCTGCCGACGGTTCCGCCCTGGCCGCCGCCGTGCGGGACCGCCTGAGCCGCGCGGCGGTGCGGCCGGGCTGA
- a CDS encoding zinc-binding alcohol dehydrogenase family protein, protein MRAVTMTAIDRIAAGERPDPVPGPDEVLLRVEASAVCRTDLQILRGDLPPHRLPLIPGHQVVGEVLSPGPLHGRRVGLVWLARACGTCRFCRRGQENLCEAATFTGWDRDGGYAELVTAHKDFVHLLPAGDPVAIAPLLCGGVIGFRSLRVAGIGPQSAGRRVGFFGFGASATIAIQVANHWGCEGYVVTRSLAEVTRARDLGAAWAGTYDQQVPVPLDAAITFAPSGDVVVAALKAVDRGGTVAINAIHLDRIPQLDYDDLWWERSLRSVANVTRADVRDFLAVVPAAGVRTQYEVLPLGEAPRALERVESGDVRGAFVLV, encoded by the coding sequence ATGCGCGCCGTCACCATGACCGCCATCGACCGGATCGCCGCCGGCGAGCGGCCCGACCCCGTGCCCGGCCCCGACGAAGTCCTGCTGCGGGTCGAGGCCAGCGCGGTGTGCCGCACCGACCTGCAGATCCTGCGCGGTGACCTGCCGCCCCACCGCCTCCCACTCATCCCCGGCCATCAGGTGGTCGGCGAGGTGCTCAGCCCCGGGCCTCTGCACGGCCGGCGGGTCGGTCTGGTGTGGCTGGCCCGGGCTTGCGGTACGTGCCGGTTCTGCCGCCGCGGGCAGGAGAACCTGTGCGAGGCCGCGACGTTCACCGGGTGGGACCGCGACGGCGGGTACGCCGAACTCGTGACCGCGCACAAGGACTTCGTGCACCTGCTGCCCGCCGGCGACCCGGTGGCGATCGCACCGCTGCTGTGCGGAGGGGTCATCGGCTTCCGCAGCCTGCGGGTGGCGGGGATCGGCCCGCAGTCCGCGGGCCGCCGGGTGGGATTCTTCGGTTTCGGGGCGTCGGCGACGATCGCCATCCAGGTTGCGAACCACTGGGGCTGCGAGGGATACGTCGTGACCCGCTCCCTGGCTGAGGTGACTCGCGCCCGCGACCTCGGTGCGGCGTGGGCCGGCACCTACGACCAGCAGGTCCCGGTGCCGCTGGACGCCGCGATCACTTTCGCCCCCAGCGGCGACGTCGTCGTGGCAGCGCTGAAGGCGGTGGACCGCGGCGGCACGGTGGCCATCAACGCCATCCACCTCGACCGGATCCCGCAACTGGACTACGACGACCTGTGGTGGGAGCGCAGTCTGCGGTCGGTGGCCAACGTGACCCGTGCGGACGTGCGCGATTTCCTCGCCGTCGTCCCCGCCGCGGGTGTCCGGACGCAGTACGAGGTCCTCCCGTTGGGTGAGGCGCCACGGGCCCTCGAGCGGGTGGAGTCCGGCGATGTTCGCGGAGCCTTCGTGCTGGTCTGA
- a CDS encoding FUSC family protein, whose protein sequence is MLTKARAWLISKDPSRRALRRGTRVALVVPVTLGLLLQIPWVEKGALMGAFACLSLLVFADFGGPLNQRFFAYMVTTAAGIPLILLGAYAGQQRWTSIAAMAVVAMIVGMLAVLRGLIGAAQSVLLLATVLALTASTPAVVLPDIASWTLGGLAAGLAAVFVWPAHPNQPIRGLIADVLDAVADAADLRWVHGAGPADLDPVRDRVNDAIVALHAKYDGNLLRPSGVTTADRALAELVDEVSRLRYLQHWEDVCEDKDPEVREMTARLCQLTSSCLRRCGGRLRGDRTPLSSQELFDVRGENLDETADWLDRHRHDQSATYLREQVEDTFPVRITTLIASRILDQTIIMSPKPGDQPADLPGVPGIAPVRPPTTWERLRMHLSWSSPWFRNAVRSAVALSLSIAVAKTVSLQHPFWIVLGTLSALRFDALGTGRTARQALVGTTIGVLVSVIFIEVIGNNPPVWWILFPIALFWAAYTPGTLSLAIGQAGFSFVVIVMFSILTPARLDTAAARLIDVALGLGVSLLVSLLMWPRGVVESLYPRLREAMQAACDFYVAASEWMAGGAIDRRLLGEYRNRSKSALDRATEALDLSIVQRPPKAVPLERWTALANTVHHVDFAARLMPQAAGIVALRGDQRAIPDLLVGPLLAGTNTVRDQMMAATGQWCDLQPAFDADSDAAMFSHQLPDFPTAQAVLNLRQAIDAYLSAPDDWHGTGSDPRPVIATWMMDWTALFDRSARVLQVPG, encoded by the coding sequence GTGCTCACGAAGGCCCGCGCGTGGCTGATCTCGAAGGACCCGAGCCGTCGCGCGCTGCGCCGGGGCACCCGTGTGGCCCTGGTCGTCCCTGTCACCCTCGGACTGCTACTGCAGATCCCGTGGGTCGAGAAGGGCGCCCTCATGGGGGCCTTCGCCTGCCTGTCCCTGCTGGTCTTCGCCGACTTCGGCGGGCCGTTGAACCAGCGGTTCTTCGCGTACATGGTCACCACCGCCGCAGGCATCCCGTTGATCCTGCTGGGCGCCTACGCCGGCCAGCAACGCTGGACCTCGATCGCCGCGATGGCAGTGGTGGCGATGATCGTGGGGATGCTGGCCGTGTTGCGCGGACTGATCGGCGCCGCGCAGAGCGTGCTCCTGCTGGCCACCGTGCTGGCACTCACGGCATCGACCCCGGCCGTGGTCCTTCCCGACATCGCCTCGTGGACACTGGGCGGCCTGGCCGCCGGGCTGGCCGCCGTCTTCGTGTGGCCCGCGCACCCGAATCAGCCGATCCGCGGGCTCATCGCCGACGTGCTGGACGCCGTTGCGGACGCTGCCGACCTGCGGTGGGTCCACGGCGCCGGGCCGGCCGACCTCGACCCCGTCCGTGATCGGGTGAACGACGCCATCGTCGCCCTGCACGCGAAGTACGACGGCAACCTCCTGCGCCCCTCGGGTGTCACGACCGCGGACCGGGCACTGGCCGAACTCGTCGACGAAGTGAGCCGGCTGCGCTACCTGCAGCACTGGGAGGACGTCTGCGAGGACAAGGATCCGGAGGTGCGCGAGATGACGGCGCGGTTGTGCCAGTTGACCTCGTCCTGCCTGCGCCGATGCGGCGGCCGGCTGCGCGGTGACCGCACACCACTGTCGTCCCAAGAACTGTTCGATGTCCGCGGGGAGAACCTCGACGAGACCGCCGACTGGCTCGACCGCCACCGCCACGACCAGTCGGCGACCTACCTGCGCGAGCAGGTCGAGGACACGTTCCCGGTGCGGATCACCACCCTCATCGCGTCCCGCATCCTCGACCAGACCATCATCATGTCGCCGAAGCCGGGCGACCAGCCGGCGGATCTCCCCGGCGTGCCAGGCATCGCGCCGGTTCGGCCCCCGACCACCTGGGAGCGGCTGCGAATGCACCTGTCGTGGAGCTCCCCCTGGTTCCGCAACGCCGTGCGCTCCGCGGTGGCCCTTTCCCTGAGCATCGCCGTGGCCAAGACGGTGTCACTGCAACACCCGTTCTGGATCGTGCTGGGCACGTTGAGCGCTCTCCGATTCGATGCCCTGGGTACCGGACGCACAGCTCGCCAGGCCCTGGTGGGCACAACGATCGGCGTGCTGGTGTCCGTGATCTTCATCGAGGTGATCGGCAACAACCCGCCGGTGTGGTGGATCCTCTTCCCCATCGCGCTGTTCTGGGCCGCCTACACCCCCGGCACCCTCTCACTGGCGATCGGGCAGGCGGGCTTCAGCTTCGTCGTCATCGTGATGTTCTCCATCCTCACGCCCGCACGCCTGGACACCGCGGCGGCCCGCCTGATCGACGTCGCCCTCGGGCTCGGCGTCAGCCTGCTGGTGAGCCTGCTGATGTGGCCACGCGGCGTGGTGGAGAGCCTGTACCCACGGCTGCGCGAGGCGATGCAGGCGGCGTGTGACTTCTACGTCGCGGCGTCGGAGTGGATGGCCGGGGGCGCCATCGACCGGCGCCTGCTTGGCGAGTACCGCAACCGCTCGAAGAGCGCGCTCGACCGCGCCACTGAAGCCCTGGACCTGTCCATCGTCCAGCGGCCACCGAAGGCAGTCCCCCTCGAGCGGTGGACCGCGCTGGCCAACACCGTGCACCACGTCGATTTCGCCGCCCGGCTGATGCCGCAGGCCGCGGGGATCGTGGCCTTGCGAGGCGATCAGCGCGCCATCCCTGACCTGCTCGTGGGTCCGCTGCTGGCCGGGACCAACACCGTGCGCGACCAGATGATGGCGGCCACCGGCCAGTGGTGTGACCTGCAGCCGGCCTTCGACGCCGACAGTGACGCCGCCATGTTCAGCCACCAACTTCCGGATTTCCCCACCGCGCAGGCCGTGCTCAACCTGCGGCAGGCCATCGACGCCTACCTCAGCGCCCCCGACGACTGGCACGGCACCGGTAGCGATCCGCGACCGGTGATCGCCACGTGGATGATGGACTGGACCGCACTGTTCGACCGGTCGGCCCGGGTCCTGCAGGTTCCGGGCTGA
- a CDS encoding YdeI/OmpD-associated family protein gives MAIVERDPLPRIPLETRQELHDWLADNHAEHRGFWLVQWRSGTGRPAIVYDDIVEECLIFGWIDSTVQRFDEQRSGMRLTPRRPNGIWSALNKQRLARLEAAGLMQPAGIRAVEVAKANGMFTFLDDIDAMVLPEDLALALGALRPVFDGFSAGRRKQALYWIKSAKRDTTRADRIAKVVAAAAEGRSLF, from the coding sequence TTGGCCATCGTCGAGCGTGACCCGCTGCCGAGAATCCCGCTGGAAACCCGACAGGAGTTGCACGACTGGCTCGCGGACAACCATGCGGAACACCGGGGCTTCTGGCTGGTCCAGTGGCGATCGGGCACAGGCAGGCCCGCCATCGTGTACGACGACATCGTCGAGGAGTGCCTGATCTTCGGATGGATCGACAGCACGGTCCAGCGCTTCGACGAGCAGCGAAGCGGTATGCGGTTGACGCCGCGCCGGCCCAACGGAATCTGGTCGGCGCTGAACAAACAGCGGTTGGCCCGCCTCGAGGCTGCGGGGCTCATGCAACCCGCCGGTATCCGCGCCGTCGAGGTGGCGAAGGCCAACGGCATGTTCACCTTCCTCGACGACATCGACGCCATGGTCCTCCCTGAGGACCTGGCTCTGGCCCTCGGGGCTCTGCGGCCGGTGTTCGACGGGTTCAGCGCCGGGCGGCGCAAGCAGGCCCTCTACTGGATCAAGTCGGCCAAGCGGGACACGACGCGCGCCGACCGTATCGCCAAGGTGGTGGCTGCCGCTGCGGAGGGGCGCTCCCTGTTCTGA
- a CDS encoding MarR family transcriptional regulator: MGAWMSTDQRRKWTFLTNHGHVLVYIHRNPEARVRDIAMAVGITERAAQTILADLEEGGYLQKTKVGRRNTYSVNARGAFRHPEEAGQRIGDLLSLFD, translated from the coding sequence ATGGGAGCATGGATGAGCACCGATCAGCGCAGGAAGTGGACGTTCCTGACGAACCACGGCCACGTGCTGGTCTACATCCACCGCAACCCTGAAGCCCGGGTCCGTGACATCGCCATGGCGGTCGGTATCACCGAGCGCGCGGCCCAGACCATCCTGGCCGACCTCGAAGAGGGCGGCTACCTGCAGAAGACGAAGGTCGGGCGCCGCAACACCTACAGCGTCAACGCCCGAGGTGCGTTCCGGCACCCCGAGGAGGCAGGTCAGCGCATCGGCGATCTGCTGAGCCTGTTCGACTAG
- a CDS encoding TerC family protein, with translation MRQSSLRRTPGCRRPPVRERPSAHRCEGVLVIVPWWAWAAVLAVILLMLAIDLFAHRDAHVIGVKEAAAWSGLWVALGVGFGAVIWWWAGAEFAGQYYAGYLIEKSLAIDNVFVWAIIFSYFAVPRQYQHRVLFYGVVGALVFRGAFIAAGSALIGSFAWILYVFGAFLLVTGWTMIKRRAEHLDPSQSKVMALFKRAVPTTDEYHGQRFWVRQGGKWLATPLLAVLVLVETTDIIFAVDSIPAIFAVTQEPFLVFTANAFAILGLRAMYFLLADLMHRFVYLKLGLGLVLIWVGVKLLLQVDVYKMPTWLSLGVVAGIIAVSIAASLYVTRRGVSAAPLGRVIDGDGSMDEHRSAQEVDVPDEPRPRAGLHPPQP, from the coding sequence ATGCGGCAGTCGTCACTACGGCGAACGCCCGGTTGTCGCAGACCTCCGGTCCGGGAGAGACCTTCGGCGCACCGATGTGAAGGAGTCCTCGTGATCGTGCCGTGGTGGGCTTGGGCGGCCGTCCTCGCCGTCATCCTGCTCATGCTGGCCATCGACCTGTTCGCCCACCGGGACGCCCATGTGATCGGGGTCAAGGAGGCGGCGGCGTGGTCTGGGTTGTGGGTGGCGCTGGGGGTGGGCTTCGGAGCCGTGATCTGGTGGTGGGCCGGTGCGGAGTTCGCGGGGCAGTACTACGCGGGGTACCTCATCGAGAAGTCGCTGGCCATCGACAACGTCTTCGTATGGGCCATTATCTTCAGCTACTTCGCAGTGCCCCGGCAGTACCAGCACCGGGTGTTGTTCTACGGAGTGGTCGGTGCGCTGGTGTTCCGTGGTGCGTTCATCGCGGCGGGCTCGGCGCTGATCGGCTCGTTCGCCTGGATCCTGTACGTCTTCGGCGCGTTTCTGCTGGTCACCGGGTGGACGATGATCAAGAGGCGCGCGGAGCACCTGGACCCCTCGCAGTCGAAAGTCATGGCGCTGTTCAAGCGCGCGGTGCCGACCACCGACGAGTACCACGGGCAACGGTTCTGGGTCAGGCAGGGCGGGAAGTGGCTGGCCACCCCGCTGCTGGCCGTCCTGGTGCTCGTGGAGACCACCGACATCATCTTCGCCGTGGACTCCATCCCGGCCATCTTCGCGGTGACGCAGGAACCGTTCCTGGTCTTCACCGCGAACGCCTTCGCGATCCTCGGGTTGCGGGCCATGTACTTCTTGCTCGCGGACCTCATGCACCGCTTCGTCTACCTCAAACTCGGACTCGGGCTGGTGCTCATCTGGGTGGGGGTCAAACTGCTGCTGCAGGTGGACGTCTACAAAATGCCGACCTGGCTGAGCCTGGGCGTGGTCGCCGGTATCATCGCCGTGAGCATCGCCGCCAGCCTCTACGTCACCCGACGTGGAGTATCGGCCGCGCCGCTGGGTAGGGTGATCGACGGCGATGGGAGCATGGATGAGCACCGATCAGCGCAGGAAGTGGACGTTCCTGACGAACCACGGCCACGTGCTGGTCTACATCCACCGCAACCCTGA
- a CDS encoding EamA family transporter, with protein MAAPPVTTTRHPRFGYALVLVGVVMFSINAGVSRLVLDDGIGAWTLAELRAIGAALLLLGVIAATHRWARLPVARAHWPRLILYGVVGLGLLQSFYFEAIARIPIGLAILIEFLAPLWVALWARFAQKQPVRPILWPALAVTLTGLAFVAGAQFGDLDPIGLLSALAAGWCFAVYFIVGERLVTDHDPFVVSFWGFTIAAVGWLAASLVVPQIVAVWQVPLGTPITLPAALGAAVVPVAVLLLWIVSLGTVVPFASETAAMRWIPATTVSVLAMLEPVGAAAIGWWWFDERLTAVQALGALLVLAGITMALLSRADHPTVAVVE; from the coding sequence ATGGCTGCGCCACCAGTGACCACCACCCGCCATCCCCGGTTCGGCTACGCACTGGTTCTCGTCGGGGTCGTCATGTTCTCGATCAACGCCGGCGTCTCCCGGCTCGTGCTCGACGACGGCATCGGGGCGTGGACACTGGCCGAACTGCGAGCGATCGGCGCGGCGCTGCTGCTCCTGGGTGTCATCGCCGCGACGCACCGCTGGGCGCGGCTGCCGGTCGCGCGCGCGCACTGGCCCCGGCTGATCCTCTACGGCGTGGTCGGATTGGGACTGCTGCAGTCCTTCTACTTCGAGGCGATCGCCCGCATCCCCATCGGCCTGGCCATCCTCATCGAGTTCCTCGCCCCACTGTGGGTGGCCCTGTGGGCACGCTTCGCGCAGAAGCAACCGGTGCGCCCGATCCTGTGGCCGGCGCTGGCGGTCACGCTCACCGGTCTGGCGTTCGTGGCCGGCGCGCAGTTCGGCGACCTGGATCCCATCGGTCTGCTCAGCGCACTGGCCGCGGGCTGGTGCTTCGCCGTGTACTTCATCGTCGGGGAGCGCCTGGTGACCGACCACGACCCGTTCGTGGTGAGCTTCTGGGGCTTCACCATCGCGGCCGTGGGCTGGCTGGCCGCCTCCCTGGTCGTGCCCCAGATCGTGGCCGTCTGGCAGGTACCGTTGGGTACCCCCATCACGCTGCCCGCGGCACTCGGTGCAGCGGTCGTGCCGGTGGCGGTGCTGCTGCTGTGGATCGTGTCGCTGGGCACCGTGGTCCCGTTCGCCTCGGAGACCGCCGCCATGCGCTGGATCCCGGCCACGACGGTGAGCGTGCTGGCCATGCTCGAACCGGTCGGGGCCGCCGCGATCGGCTGGTGGTGGTTCGACGAACGGCTCACGGCAGTGCAGGCCCTGGGGGCCCTGTTGGTGCTCGCCGGCATCACCATGGCGCTACTCAGCCGTGCCGACCATCCCACGGTGGCCGTGGTGGAGTGA
- a CDS encoding DUF4189 domain-containing protein encodes MSTTRNRSLRFLVAVGAGIAAIAAPALPATAAPAQWAPTVVAPGAVISAYGDNYGAIALAMTGGAVGWSYDFGTKRGAFRRAVRECKSASDYPWTCKKIAWVKNGCLAVAVRWDGNYVDRYGWGAANSKRQAYLRALDECGFQCKRRAYTCTTR; translated from the coding sequence ATGTCCACCACTCGAAACCGCTCACTCCGATTCCTGGTCGCCGTCGGTGCCGGCATCGCCGCGATCGCCGCGCCGGCACTTCCGGCCACGGCCGCGCCCGCTCAATGGGCCCCCACTGTCGTCGCGCCCGGTGCGGTGATCAGCGCCTACGGCGACAACTACGGTGCGATCGCCCTGGCCATGACCGGTGGCGCCGTCGGCTGGTCCTACGACTTCGGGACGAAGAGGGGGGCCTTCAGGCGCGCGGTGCGTGAGTGCAAGTCCGCGTCGGACTACCCGTGGACGTGCAAGAAGATCGCCTGGGTGAAGAACGGCTGCCTCGCGGTTGCGGTTCGGTGGGACGGAAACTACGTCGACCGCTATGGCTGGGGTGCGGCTAACAGCAAGCGGCAGGCCTACCTGCGCGCGCTCGACGAGTGCGGCTTCCAGTGCAAGCGGCGGGCGTACACCTGCACGACGCGCTGA
- a CDS encoding NAD-dependent deacetylase has translation MFDIGTYIEDEEVRRRAWEGRRSHPAWAARPNAGHVALTRLQRVGRLGPVLTQNIDGLHQSAGSVDVVELHGTIWEVECLDCGQRTPTQETLARPEPDPRCLACGGILKTATISFGQRLDPAVIDAAIDAARRADLLVAIGTTLTVMPAAGLADMARHLAIVNADPTPYDEQADVVLREPIGDILPVIADALTETLGSWRSCTPPAATSSR, from the coding sequence ATGTTCGACATCGGGACGTACATCGAGGACGAAGAGGTCCGGCGCCGCGCGTGGGAGGGCCGGCGTAGCCATCCGGCCTGGGCTGCGCGCCCGAACGCCGGGCACGTGGCCCTGACCCGGTTGCAGCGGGTCGGCCGGCTCGGTCCGGTCCTCACCCAGAACATCGACGGACTGCACCAGTCGGCGGGGTCGGTCGACGTGGTGGAACTGCACGGCACCATCTGGGAGGTGGAGTGCCTCGACTGCGGGCAGCGCACACCCACACAGGAGACGCTGGCCCGGCCCGAGCCCGACCCGCGCTGCCTGGCATGCGGCGGGATCCTCAAGACCGCGACCATATCCTTCGGCCAGCGCCTCGACCCCGCGGTCATCGACGCCGCGATCGACGCCGCCCGCCGGGCCGACCTGCTGGTGGCCATCGGCACGACGCTGACGGTGATGCCCGCCGCCGGGCTGGCTGACATGGCCCGGCACCTGGCCATCGTGAACGCCGACCCGACCCCGTACGACGAACAGGCCGACGTCGTGCTCCGCGAGCCCATCGGCGACATCCTTCCCGTGATCGCGGACGCCCTCACTGAGACCCTGGGGTCATGGCGATCCTGCACACCACCCGCGGCGACTTCGAGTCGCTGA
- a CDS encoding alpha/beta hydrolase has product MAILHTTRGDFESLIDGPEDGPLVVLLHGFPELNVSWRHQIPALATAGYRVLAPNQRGYGGSVRDGSYATADLAEDIVAMIEAMGADTATVVGHDWGGGVAWTLAHVHPDRVERLVALNCPPPAVLSHAVATNPAQLAKSWYMLFFQIPRLPEKFVVRHMPRALIGGSYNRKAWNHDNLAPYVEGVPDARGRPRAGELVPRRPAQTHGSAAPAAGHGSRAHHLGRRGPVPRPGPHRIAEPAPRDRLRQRTRHRARRRRRTLRPERGTGAGHGRPAGLAGPRPLTPPT; this is encoded by the coding sequence ATGGCGATCCTGCACACCACCCGCGGCGACTTCGAGTCGCTGATCGACGGCCCGGAGGACGGCCCGCTCGTCGTCCTGCTGCACGGGTTCCCGGAGCTCAACGTCTCCTGGCGCCACCAGATCCCCGCGCTGGCCACCGCGGGGTACCGGGTGCTGGCACCGAATCAGCGAGGGTACGGCGGGTCGGTGCGCGACGGGTCGTACGCGACGGCGGACCTCGCCGAGGACATCGTGGCGATGATCGAGGCGATGGGGGCGGACACGGCCACCGTCGTCGGTCACGACTGGGGCGGCGGGGTCGCCTGGACGCTGGCCCACGTGCACCCCGACCGCGTCGAGCGCCTGGTGGCACTGAACTGCCCGCCCCCTGCGGTGCTCTCGCATGCCGTGGCCACCAACCCCGCGCAGTTGGCCAAGTCCTGGTACATGCTCTTCTTCCAGATCCCCCGGCTGCCGGAGAAGTTCGTCGTCCGGCACATGCCCCGCGCGCTCATCGGCGGGTCGTACAACCGCAAGGCCTGGAACCACGACAACCTCGCGCCGTACGTCGAGGGCGTTCCAGACGCCAGAGGACGCCCGCGGGCCGGTGAACTGGTACCGCGGCGCCCTGCGCAGACCCATGGCTCTGCGGCACCTGCGGCGGGTCACGGCTCCCGTGCTCATCATCTGGGGCGTCGAGGACCGGTTCCTCGGCCTGGACCTCATCGCATCGCAGAGCCTGCGCCGCGCGATCGCCTACGGCAACGAACCCGACATCGTGCTCGTCGAAGGCGCCGGACACTTCGTCCAGAACGAGGCACCGGAGCAGGTCACGGCCGCCCTGCTGGCCTGGCTGGGCCCCGCCCGCTGACCCCACCGACCTGA